From a single Osmerus eperlanus chromosome 8, fOsmEpe2.1, whole genome shotgun sequence genomic region:
- the LOC134025455 gene encoding potassium channel subfamily K member 2-like isoform X2, with protein MAAPDLLDPKSAAHFSKPRLSFSTKPVGLNFQEDEYDTRTTVMRWKTVSAIFFMVVLYLIIGALVFRALEQPHESSQKLAILAEKLDFLSVHVCVNSSELEDLVKQVVSAIRAGVNPSGNYSNQTSLWDLSSSFFFAGTVITTIGFGNISPHTEGGRIFCIIYALLGIPLFGFLLAGVGDQLGTIFGKGIAKVEKMIVKWKVSQTKIRVISTVIFILFGCLLFVTLPAVIFKHIEGWSTLESIYFVVITLTTIGFGDFVAGEKGGSEIEYLDYYKPVVWFYILVGLAYFAAVLSMIGDWFRVISKKTKEEVGEFRAHAAEWTANVSAEFKETRRRLSVDVYDKFQRAASIKRKLSSELGLNVTPRQDPMGRRTLSVNLGDEREAYPNLTLCLTPVPGTLARNGSIYLNGLSPDYADRREIEIAIEETPN; from the exons A TGGCCGCGCCTGATCTTCTGGACCCAAAGTCTGCAGCCCACTTCTCCAAGCCCCGCCTGTCCTTCTCTACGAAGCCAGTGGGGCTGAATTTCCAAGAGGACGAGTACGACACGCGGACCACCGTCATGAGATGGAAGACGGTGTCGGCCATCTTCTTTATGGTGGTGCTGTACCTCATCATCGGGGCCCTGGTGTTCCGGGCCCTGGAGCAGCCCCACGAGAGCTCTCAGAAACTGGCCATCCTGGCCGAGAAACTGGACTTCCTGTCCGTCCACGTCTGTGTCAACTCCTCCGAACTTGAGGACCTGGTTAAG CAAGTCGTGTCTGCGATCAGGGCTGGCGTGAACCCATCAGGAAACTACTCCAATCAGACGAGCTTGTGGGACCTTAGCTCCTCCTTCTTTTTTGCTGGAACAGTCATCACCACCATTG GATTTGGGAACATCTCCCCCCACACTGAGGGGGGGCGCATCTTCTGCATCATCTACGCCCTCCTAGGGATCCCCCTGTTCGGCTTCCTGTTGGCTGGCGTGGGGGATCAGCTGGGAACCATATTCGGGAAGGGCATTGCCAAAGTGGAGAAGATGATTGTG aaGTGGAAGGTGAGCCAGACGAAGATCCGCGTGATCTCTACGGTGATCTTCATCCTGTTCGGTTGCCTCCTCTTTGTCACGCTTCCGGCGGTCATCTTTAAGCACATCGAGGGTTGGAGCACGCTGGAGTCCATCTATTTCGTGGTCATCACCCTGACCACTATCGGCTTCGGTGACTTTGTGGCCGGGGAAAAAG GAGGTTCTGAGATTGAGTACCTGGACTACTACAAGCCTGTGGTCTGGTTCTacatcctggtgggcctggccTACTTTGCTGCCGTGCTCAGCATGATTGGAGACTGGTTCCGGGTCATCTCCAAGAAGAccaaggaggag GTAGGGGAGTTCCGGGCACACGCCGCCGAATGGACGGCCAACGTGTCGGCGGAGTTCAAGGAGACGCGCCGGCGCCTCAGCGTGGACGTCTACGACAAGTTCCAGCGGGCCGCCTCCATCAAACGCAAGCTGTCCTCGGAGCTGGGCCTGAACGTGACCCCGCGCCAGGACCCCATGGGGAGGAGGACCCTGTCGGTCAACCTGGGGGACGAGCGGGAGGCCTATCCCAACCTGACCCTCTGCCTCACTCCCGTGCCCGGGACGCTGGCCCGGAACGGCAGCATCTACCTGAACGGGCTCAGCCCGGATTACGCGGATCGAAGGGAGATAGAGATTGCCATCGAAGAGACCCCTAactga
- the LOC134025455 gene encoding potassium channel subfamily K member 2-like isoform X1, translating into MLWMRRLRKVAAPDLLDPKSAAHFSKPRLSFSTKPVGLNFQEDEYDTRTTVMRWKTVSAIFFMVVLYLIIGALVFRALEQPHESSQKLAILAEKLDFLSVHVCVNSSELEDLVKQVVSAIRAGVNPSGNYSNQTSLWDLSSSFFFAGTVITTIGFGNISPHTEGGRIFCIIYALLGIPLFGFLLAGVGDQLGTIFGKGIAKVEKMIVKWKVSQTKIRVISTVIFILFGCLLFVTLPAVIFKHIEGWSTLESIYFVVITLTTIGFGDFVAGEKGGSEIEYLDYYKPVVWFYILVGLAYFAAVLSMIGDWFRVISKKTKEEVGEFRAHAAEWTANVSAEFKETRRRLSVDVYDKFQRAASIKRKLSSELGLNVTPRQDPMGRRTLSVNLGDEREAYPNLTLCLTPVPGTLARNGSIYLNGLSPDYADRREIEIAIEETPN; encoded by the exons ATGCTTTGGATGAGAAGACTACGCAAAG TGGCCGCGCCTGATCTTCTGGACCCAAAGTCTGCAGCCCACTTCTCCAAGCCCCGCCTGTCCTTCTCTACGAAGCCAGTGGGGCTGAATTTCCAAGAGGACGAGTACGACACGCGGACCACCGTCATGAGATGGAAGACGGTGTCGGCCATCTTCTTTATGGTGGTGCTGTACCTCATCATCGGGGCCCTGGTGTTCCGGGCCCTGGAGCAGCCCCACGAGAGCTCTCAGAAACTGGCCATCCTGGCCGAGAAACTGGACTTCCTGTCCGTCCACGTCTGTGTCAACTCCTCCGAACTTGAGGACCTGGTTAAG CAAGTCGTGTCTGCGATCAGGGCTGGCGTGAACCCATCAGGAAACTACTCCAATCAGACGAGCTTGTGGGACCTTAGCTCCTCCTTCTTTTTTGCTGGAACAGTCATCACCACCATTG GATTTGGGAACATCTCCCCCCACACTGAGGGGGGGCGCATCTTCTGCATCATCTACGCCCTCCTAGGGATCCCCCTGTTCGGCTTCCTGTTGGCTGGCGTGGGGGATCAGCTGGGAACCATATTCGGGAAGGGCATTGCCAAAGTGGAGAAGATGATTGTG aaGTGGAAGGTGAGCCAGACGAAGATCCGCGTGATCTCTACGGTGATCTTCATCCTGTTCGGTTGCCTCCTCTTTGTCACGCTTCCGGCGGTCATCTTTAAGCACATCGAGGGTTGGAGCACGCTGGAGTCCATCTATTTCGTGGTCATCACCCTGACCACTATCGGCTTCGGTGACTTTGTGGCCGGGGAAAAAG GAGGTTCTGAGATTGAGTACCTGGACTACTACAAGCCTGTGGTCTGGTTCTacatcctggtgggcctggccTACTTTGCTGCCGTGCTCAGCATGATTGGAGACTGGTTCCGGGTCATCTCCAAGAAGAccaaggaggag GTAGGGGAGTTCCGGGCACACGCCGCCGAATGGACGGCCAACGTGTCGGCGGAGTTCAAGGAGACGCGCCGGCGCCTCAGCGTGGACGTCTACGACAAGTTCCAGCGGGCCGCCTCCATCAAACGCAAGCTGTCCTCGGAGCTGGGCCTGAACGTGACCCCGCGCCAGGACCCCATGGGGAGGAGGACCCTGTCGGTCAACCTGGGGGACGAGCGGGAGGCCTATCCCAACCTGACCCTCTGCCTCACTCCCGTGCCCGGGACGCTGGCCCGGAACGGCAGCATCTACCTGAACGGGCTCAGCCCGGATTACGCGGATCGAAGGGAGATAGAGATTGCCATCGAAGAGACCCCTAactga